The proteins below are encoded in one region of Methanosarcina barkeri 3:
- a CDS encoding epoxyqueuosine reductase yields MTLKNKIESIIKEAVASPCTKTRYREPLIGYASANDPIFDEMKKIIGPHHLHPKEIFPEAKTVVSFFLPFEKELVKQNWQSPGPISEWIRAKSETDCLIGKINEKLKAELAEEDIRAVAPGITFDYKSKGFDVAWSHKSAAYASGLGTFGVHHMLITKVGCAGRFGTLLISAEIPPTMRPNEEFCRYKKGEKCLVCVDRCPAGALSVRGFDKEKCYRQLQENASAFPELNQFACGKCATGPCALRSF; encoded by the coding sequence ATGACTCTTAAAAACAAAATTGAAAGTATTATCAAAGAAGCTGTTGCAAGTCCGTGCACTAAGACTCGATATCGTGAACCTCTCATAGGCTATGCTTCAGCCAATGACCCAATTTTTGATGAAATGAAAAAGATCATTGGTCCTCATCATCTGCACCCTAAAGAGATTTTTCCCGAAGCTAAAACTGTTGTTTCTTTCTTCCTTCCGTTTGAAAAAGAACTTGTGAAACAGAACTGGCAGTCTCCTGGCCCTATAAGTGAGTGGATTCGGGCCAAAAGTGAAACCGACTGTCTTATAGGTAAAATCAATGAAAAACTAAAGGCTGAACTGGCAGAAGAAGATATACGGGCTGTTGCGCCTGGAATTACTTTTGATTATAAGAGTAAAGGCTTCGACGTTGCCTGGTCCCACAAAAGTGCTGCTTATGCTTCGGGACTGGGTACTTTTGGAGTCCACCATATGCTGATTACAAAAGTAGGGTGTGCAGGCCGTTTTGGAACTCTGCTGATCTCTGCCGAAATTCCTCCCACTATGCGCCCAAATGAAGAGTTCTGCCGTTATAAAAAAGGAGAAAAATGCCTTGTTTGTGTGGACAGGTGTCCGGCCGGAGCCCTCAGTGTAAGGGGATTTGATAAAGAAAAGTGTTACAGGCAGCTTCAGGAAAACGCCAGTGCTTTTCCCGAACTTAATCAGTTTGCCTGTGGAAAATGTGCAACCGGACCCTGTGCTCTCAGGTCTTTCTAA
- a CDS encoding epoxyqueuosine reductase, whose amino-acid sequence MGEHTKDKSKIEKLTEELKEMALTLGAFKVGIATTETLAGGPPSADLTYVLPDAKSAIVFALAFDQSLIEPYFRKEEHKALDTNKVRTTTLANGVALEMAGFLQQYGYKAVPQIANFVYRQDSENWLLDMHPPISHRYLAVRSGIGHFGYSGNIITSEYGSAIVLASVVTDAELIPTEPLPEDENYCDECKICLAVCSSGYVDPLEKVTVTLGGKEFSYGKRRSNSRCFLVCGGLTGLNSSGKWSTWSPARFEIPKKDEDFIAALPKTIEAYLERPKIKGGFFICLIPGNRMEYTCSSCHFVCHPDKEIRKARYKMLTESGVVIQEPDGTLKAVSPEEAKKYVESMPPERRKQYESISEEQTV is encoded by the coding sequence ATGGGAGAACATACTAAGGACAAATCCAAGATTGAAAAACTAACTGAAGAACTCAAAGAGATGGCTTTGACCCTTGGAGCTTTTAAAGTGGGCATTGCGACTACTGAAACTCTTGCAGGTGGCCCTCCTTCTGCCGATCTTACATACGTTCTGCCAGACGCAAAATCTGCAATTGTTTTTGCCCTGGCTTTTGACCAGAGCCTTATTGAACCTTATTTTAGAAAAGAGGAACATAAAGCTCTCGACACTAACAAGGTACGGACCACTACCCTTGCCAACGGAGTAGCCCTCGAAATGGCAGGATTCTTACAGCAGTATGGTTATAAAGCTGTTCCGCAGATTGCGAATTTTGTTTACCGTCAGGACTCGGAAAACTGGCTGCTGGACATGCATCCGCCTATTTCCCACAGATATCTTGCTGTCCGCTCCGGAATAGGGCATTTTGGGTATTCAGGGAATATTATCACCAGTGAATACGGGTCAGCAATTGTACTGGCGTCAGTAGTTACGGATGCTGAGCTTATCCCAACGGAACCTCTGCCTGAAGACGAAAATTACTGCGACGAATGCAAGATCTGTCTTGCTGTCTGTTCGTCCGGATATGTGGACCCACTTGAGAAAGTCACTGTAACTCTTGGAGGAAAAGAGTTTAGCTATGGGAAGAGGAGAAGTAACAGTCGCTGCTTCCTTGTCTGCGGTGGGCTTACGGGTCTGAATTCCTCGGGAAAATGGTCCACCTGGTCTCCTGCACGCTTTGAAATCCCCAAAAAAGATGAGGATTTTATTGCTGCGCTGCCTAAAACCATAGAAGCGTACCTGGAAAGACCTAAAATTAAAGGCGGATTTTTCATATGCCTGATTCCAGGAAATAGAATGGAATATACCTGTTCCAGCTGTCATTTTGTCTGCCACCCAGACAAAGAAATACGAAAAGCACGTTATAAAATGCTTACCGAAAGTGGAGTGGTCATACAGGAACCGGATGGAACTCTTAAGGCAGTGTCTCCTGAGGAGGCAAAAAAGTATGTTGAGTCCATGCCACCAGAGAGGCGGAAACAATACGAATCGATTTCAGAAGAGCAAACTGTATAA
- a CDS encoding DNA-directed RNA polymerase subunit P, producing MGYKCTRCKQKVEIDYEYTGIRCPYCGHRILVKERPTTIKRIKAE from the coding sequence ATGGGTTATAAATGCACTCGATGTAAACAGAAAGTGGAAATCGACTACGAGTACACAGGTATAAGGTGTCCGTACTGTGGACACAGAATCCTGGTAAAAGAGCGTCCTACAACCATTAAACGCATTAAAGCCGAGTAA
- a CDS encoding 50S ribosomal protein L37ae — translation MAKKFTKKGRISRSAGRFGARYGRKDRKLVADLEERMRAPHVCTKCARPTVKRIGTGIWKCSKCGHTFAGGTYIPYTSVGQTLLRTMKNVAEAK, via the coding sequence ATGGCAAAAAAGTTTACTAAGAAAGGAAGGATTTCCAGGTCAGCAGGCAGATTCGGTGCTAGATACGGGAGAAAAGACAGAAAGCTTGTTGCAGACCTGGAAGAACGCATGCGGGCTCCGCACGTATGTACAAAATGTGCCAGGCCTACCGTGAAAAGAATCGGGACCGGGATCTGGAAATGCAGCAAATGCGGACACACCTTCGCTGGCGGAACTTATATTCCCTATACCAGTGTTGGTCAGACTTTGCTGCGTACGATGAAGAATGTTGCTGAGGCAAAGTAA
- the rrp42 gene encoding exosome complex protein Rrp42: MKTMSEVIATLKKDYIYNLMIKGKRQDGRGFKDFRDIKLETNVISKAEGSAKVTLGDTQVLVGVKLQPGTPFPDSQDEGVIITNLELNPIASPEFEPGPPREEAIEMARVVDRGIREAGAIDIKKLCISVGESVWIVYIDVHVLNDDGNVIDASCLAAIAALMTTVVPNEQQGIGADVPLAMKEMPVGVTLAKIGSKLMVDPSLDEEAVCETKLTVVSSSDGSIAGMQKMGPAPFTEAEVLEAIDMACEKAAELRELYLEELVKKE; encoded by the coding sequence GTGAAAACGATGAGTGAAGTTATTGCTACGCTTAAGAAGGATTACATTTACAACCTTATGATTAAGGGAAAGCGCCAGGATGGACGCGGATTTAAAGATTTCAGAGATATCAAGCTCGAAACAAATGTTATCTCAAAAGCCGAGGGCTCGGCAAAAGTAACCCTTGGAGACACTCAGGTTCTTGTGGGGGTTAAGCTACAGCCAGGAACTCCTTTTCCGGATTCTCAGGACGAAGGCGTAATTATTACTAATCTGGAACTCAATCCTATTGCTTCCCCGGAGTTTGAGCCAGGTCCACCCAGAGAAGAAGCAATCGAAATGGCAAGGGTTGTAGACAGGGGAATCAGGGAAGCAGGCGCAATTGATATAAAGAAGCTTTGCATAAGCGTTGGAGAATCCGTCTGGATCGTCTATATAGATGTTCATGTCCTCAATGATGACGGAAATGTCATTGATGCATCCTGTCTCGCTGCTATTGCGGCTCTTATGACTACAGTCGTCCCGAATGAGCAGCAGGGAATCGGTGCGGACGTACCTCTTGCAATGAAAGAGATGCCTGTGGGCGTGACTCTTGCCAAAATCGGTTCAAAGCTGATGGTGGATCCATCACTGGATGAGGAAGCGGTTTGTGAGACAAAACTAACTGTGGTCTCAAGTTCTGACGGATCTATCGCAGGCATGCAGAAAATGGGTCCTGCTCCGTTCACTGAGGCTGAGGTGCTGGAAGCAATAGATATGGCATGCGAAAAGGCAGCCGAACTCAGGGAGCTTTACCTGGAAGAACTGGTAAAGAAGGAATGA
- the rrp41 gene encoding exosome complex exonuclease Rrp41 has translation MSDKPEKLITDDGLRLDGRHADEIRPMKIEIGVLSRADGSCYLEWGRNKVLVGVFGPREAHPRRSQRADTAVIRYKYNMASFSVEDRARPGPSRRSIEISKVSREAFEPVIMAELFPKTAIDIFVEVLQADAGTRTAAINASSIALADAGIPMKGLVTSCAFGKVDGQIVLDLNKEEDNHGEADFPVAMTQDGEITLLQMDGNLTPDEIRKGFELAKKGCKEILEIQQAVLRKKFETPVEEPEAGVTEEAEETELETLETEPSLEYAPEAALVDEIIEEAKEPEEELSEETVEACAVNEEAPECEKVEEIIKDAEAEVVEGEALKEVIEAEIKEEEAEEEAFEDEAEFESAFEASFEEVSEPEELEEPEVEETVSEDEAEVEPEIKESADEEAQLEEEKAEVEEESQLEQEVQPEEEVQPEEEVQPEEEVQPEEEVQPEEELQPEEKAGTEEVVSKGAFESEPEIESEAESRKEALEQTVEEPEEECKGPWKVVKDPSESGSRGENDE, from the coding sequence ATGAGTGATAAACCTGAAAAATTAATCACTGACGATGGGCTGCGCCTTGACGGGAGGCATGCGGATGAAATCAGGCCCATGAAAATCGAGATCGGCGTTCTTTCGCGAGCCGATGGTTCATGTTATCTTGAATGGGGAAGGAATAAGGTCCTCGTAGGTGTATTTGGCCCGAGAGAAGCTCACCCCCGTCGTTCACAGCGCGCAGATACTGCAGTTATACGTTATAAATATAATATGGCTTCTTTTTCTGTGGAAGACCGTGCCAGGCCCGGACCCAGCAGGCGGAGCATTGAAATTTCAAAAGTTTCCAGGGAAGCTTTTGAACCAGTTATTATGGCAGAGCTTTTCCCAAAAACTGCAATCGATATTTTTGTGGAAGTACTTCAGGCTGATGCAGGGACAAGGACAGCAGCAATTAATGCCTCAAGCATAGCGCTTGCAGATGCAGGCATTCCTATGAAAGGCCTGGTTACTTCATGTGCTTTTGGAAAAGTCGACGGGCAGATTGTGCTTGACCTCAATAAAGAAGAGGATAATCATGGTGAGGCTGATTTTCCTGTTGCAATGACACAGGATGGAGAAATTACCCTGCTTCAGATGGACGGGAACCTAACTCCTGATGAAATTCGAAAAGGTTTTGAGCTTGCTAAAAAAGGCTGCAAAGAAATTCTTGAAATTCAGCAGGCAGTACTGAGAAAGAAGTTTGAGACTCCTGTTGAAGAGCCTGAAGCTGGAGTCACTGAAGAAGCTGAAGAGACTGAACTAGAAACTTTAGAAACGGAACCTTCTCTTGAATATGCTCCCGAGGCAGCACTTGTAGACGAAATTATTGAGGAAGCCAAGGAGCCTGAGGAAGAGCTCTCCGAAGAGACCGTTGAAGCCTGTGCTGTTAATGAAGAAGCTCCTGAATGCGAGAAGGTTGAAGAGATAATTAAAGATGCTGAGGCTGAAGTAGTAGAAGGGGAAGCCTTAAAAGAAGTTATTGAAGCCGAAATCAAAGAAGAGGAAGCTGAAGAAGAGGCATTTGAGGACGAAGCTGAGTTTGAATCTGCTTTTGAGGCTTCTTTTGAGGAAGTTTCCGAACCTGAGGAGCTTGAAGAGCCTGAGGTTGAAGAAACCGTTTCTGAAGACGAAGCAGAAGTTGAGCCCGAGATAAAGGAATCTGCTGATGAGGAAGCTCAGCTTGAAGAAGAAAAGGCAGAGGTTGAAGAAGAGTCTCAGCTTGAGCAGGAAGTACAGCCTGAAGAGGAAGTACAGCCTGAAGAGGAAGTGCAGCCTGAAGAGGAAGTACAGCCTGAAGAAGAAGTACAACCTGAAGAAGAATTGCAGCCTGAAGAAAAAGCTGGGACGGAAGAGGTTGTTTCAAAAGGAGCTTTTGAATCTGAGCCAGAGATAGAGTCCGAAGCCGAATCGAGAAAAGAGGCTCTTGAACAGACAGTAGAAGAGCCTGAAGAGGAGTGCAAAGGGCCCTGGAAGGTAGTCAAAGACCCCTCTGAATCCGGAAGCAGAGGTGAAAACGATGAGTGA
- the rrp4 gene encoding exosome complex RNA-binding protein Rrp4: MDKKIVIPGDLLSENSKKAGYGTYVKNDKIYSLFCGIENLKEDKVGVIPLAGAYIPSANDVVIGIVIVVTPSNWIMDIASPYDGLFHVSEYPRRIESREMHEVLDVGDSIILRVKDVDDSMKVELTLRDSSFHKLKTGQIVEVEPVKVPRVIGHGGSMISMLKKETNCSIFVGQNGRIWIDGKEDDVELLSKALRKIEAEAQRSGLTDRIYNFLKDERSKQKEAKPAKFFKSGKKEVKVPKEDHSEEIYRKIDVLLDPNN, translated from the coding sequence ATGGATAAAAAAATAGTGATCCCTGGTGACCTGCTATCCGAGAATTCGAAAAAAGCCGGATACGGGACTTATGTCAAGAACGACAAGATCTATTCTTTATTTTGTGGTATTGAAAATCTCAAAGAGGATAAAGTTGGAGTGATCCCTCTTGCGGGAGCTTATATCCCTTCCGCAAATGATGTGGTGATCGGGATCGTTATTGTGGTTACGCCATCCAACTGGATAATGGATATTGCTTCTCCTTATGACGGCTTATTCCATGTGTCCGAGTATCCCAGAAGAATAGAGTCCCGGGAGATGCATGAAGTCCTGGACGTAGGTGACTCTATAATCCTTAGAGTAAAAGACGTAGACGATTCTATGAAAGTCGAGCTTACCCTCAGGGATTCGAGCTTCCATAAACTGAAAACAGGTCAGATTGTCGAAGTTGAGCCTGTTAAAGTCCCACGTGTAATAGGACACGGTGGTTCCATGATCTCAATGCTGAAGAAAGAAACAAACTGCAGCATTTTCGTTGGCCAGAACGGCAGAATATGGATCGATGGAAAGGAAGACGATGTGGAACTTTTAAGTAAAGCTCTCCGGAAGATTGAAGCTGAAGCCCAGCGTTCAGGACTGACAGACAGGATATATAACTTTTTGAAAGATGAGCGAAGCAAGCAGAAAGAGGCAAAGCCCGCCAAGTTTTTCAAAAGTGGTAAGAAAGAAGTAAAAGTACCAAAAGAAGATCATTCCGAGGAGATTTACAGGAAGATCGATGTACTGCTGGATCCGAACAACTGA
- a CDS encoding ribosome assembly factor SBDS, giving the protein MVSLDEAVTARLKRGSKHFEVLVEPEGALAYKRGEEVSLEDILAVETIFEDANRGDRAAESDILNAFETTDPFKIAAVILKSGELQLTAEQRKRMLEEKKKKVIYTISRNAINPQTKAPHPPARIEKAMEEAKVHIDPLKSVDQLVNITMKAIRPLIPIRFEEISIAVKIPPEYAPKAYGDISKIGNITKEEWQRDGSWIAVVRIPAGVQTDFYALINHLTKGEAQTKLL; this is encoded by the coding sequence ATGGTGTCCCTGGACGAGGCAGTGACTGCACGGCTTAAGAGAGGCAGTAAACACTTCGAAGTTCTGGTCGAGCCCGAAGGAGCTCTGGCCTACAAGCGAGGAGAAGAAGTAAGCCTTGAAGACATTCTGGCAGTTGAAACTATCTTCGAAGACGCAAACCGAGGGGACCGAGCAGCAGAGTCTGATATTCTCAATGCCTTTGAGACAACGGACCCCTTCAAGATTGCTGCCGTGATCCTGAAAAGCGGGGAGCTTCAGCTCACTGCTGAACAGAGAAAACGCATGCTTGAGGAAAAAAAGAAGAAAGTTATCTATACCATTTCCAGGAATGCAATAAACCCCCAAACAAAAGCACCTCATCCTCCCGCACGGATCGAAAAGGCAATGGAAGAGGCAAAGGTGCACATAGACCCCTTAAAAAGCGTAGATCAGCTGGTCAATATTACAATGAAAGCCATTCGTCCGCTTATACCTATACGCTTTGAAGAGATCAGTATTGCTGTGAAAATCCCTCCCGAATATGCTCCCAAAGCATACGGAGATATTTCCAAGATAGGAAATATTACGAAAGAAGAATGGCAGCGTGACGGCTCCTGGATTGCAGTAGTAAGAATTCCGGCAGGAGTCCAGACTGATTTTTACGCTCTTATAAATCATCTTACTAAGGGAGAGGCTCAAACTAAACTTTTATAA
- the psmA gene encoding archaeal proteasome endopeptidase complex subunit alpha → MQMAPQMGYDRAITVFSPDGRLFQVEYAREAVKRGTTAVGIKAADGVVLLVDKRITSRLVEAESIEKIFQIDDHIGAATSGLVADARSLVDRARVEAQVNRVSYDEPIGVEVISKKICDHKQTYTQYGGVRPYGTALLIAGVDDNLPRLFETDPSGALLEYKATAIGAGRNAVVEVFEAEYKQDMNIDAAILLGMDALYRAAEGKFDASTLEVGVVSLQDKKFRKLVPEEVENYVQQILAKHKETEHKE, encoded by the coding sequence ATGCAGATGGCACCACAGATGGGCTATGACAGGGCAATTACGGTTTTCAGCCCTGATGGAAGACTTTTTCAAGTAGAATATGCCCGCGAAGCGGTCAAGAGGGGAACAACAGCCGTGGGAATCAAGGCAGCGGATGGGGTAGTGCTGCTCGTTGACAAGCGAATAACTAGCAGGCTTGTAGAAGCCGAGTCAATCGAAAAGATTTTTCAGATTGACGACCACATAGGAGCTGCGACCTCAGGGCTTGTGGCAGATGCCCGCTCCCTTGTTGACAGAGCTCGTGTAGAAGCGCAGGTTAACAGGGTTTCTTATGATGAACCCATAGGTGTGGAGGTTATCTCCAAGAAAATCTGTGACCACAAGCAAACTTACACTCAGTATGGTGGAGTTCGCCCATATGGGACTGCACTTCTTATTGCAGGCGTGGACGACAATTTGCCAAGACTTTTTGAGACTGATCCAAGCGGTGCTCTTCTGGAATACAAGGCAACAGCTATAGGTGCAGGCAGAAACGCAGTGGTTGAGGTCTTTGAAGCAGAGTACAAGCAAGATATGAATATAGATGCGGCTATCCTTCTAGGTATGGATGCACTCTATAGAGCTGCCGAAGGCAAATTTGATGCGTCTACCCTTGAGGTAGGTGTTGTGTCGCTTCAGGATAAGAAATTCAGAAAACTAGTTCCTGAAGAAGTTGAGAATTACGTCCAGCAGATCCTTGCAAAACACAAGGAAACTGAACACAAAGAATAA
- a CDS encoding Rpp14/Pop5 family protein, giving the protein MKRLLPSLRAKKRYLAFELISEVPVSRNDLIKEVMFSASSLIGDVTASECDIKVLGFEDSKGIAQCSHARVKETRASLATLTRINGKRATVHILGTSGTIKRATEKFLRNHTTFEPELKVNFKKAGEL; this is encoded by the coding sequence TTGAAACGCCTGCTCCCTTCTCTTCGTGCAAAAAAACGTTATCTGGCCTTTGAACTGATTTCCGAGGTACCAGTCAGCAGGAATGATTTAATCAAAGAGGTTATGTTTTCGGCTTCTTCCTTGATTGGAGACGTCACTGCAAGTGAGTGTGATATTAAGGTGCTCGGGTTTGAAGACTCAAAAGGTATTGCTCAGTGTTCACATGCGAGAGTGAAAGAAACCAGAGCATCTCTGGCAACGCTCACACGGATCAATGGAAAAAGGGCAACTGTACATATACTTGGAACTTCAGGCACGATTAAAAGGGCAACCGAGAAATTTCTTCGGAATCATACGACCTTTGAGCCCGAACTCAAGGTTAACTTCAAAAAGGCTGGAGAATTATAA
- the rnp3 gene encoding ribonuclease P protein component 3, with protein MGKPKFYDLCIHAVPDGENVAEQLAALSRYLGYSGIALTNHSDKLPLSQPVLPSTNEFEIFRGVELAEENPSKLHGLIGKFRKSVDVLIVHGGSETVNRAALENPRVDILNHPAFAKSSGLNQVLAKAAADNDVAIGLTIRPLLHSRGPRRVRLLSDLRANLDLARKYDVPLVLSSDAMSCFDLRSPMEILALAEVCGLEEDEALEAITIVPERIISRNRPGPGYIREGIEVLEEGDYF; from the coding sequence TTGGGTAAACCTAAATTCTACGATCTTTGCATTCACGCAGTGCCTGACGGGGAGAATGTGGCTGAACAACTTGCTGCCCTTTCCCGATATTTGGGGTACAGTGGGATTGCGCTTACAAACCACTCGGATAAACTTCCTCTATCACAACCTGTATTACCCTCTACTAATGAATTTGAGATTTTTAGAGGAGTCGAGCTTGCAGAAGAAAACCCCTCAAAACTTCACGGACTTATTGGAAAATTCAGGAAATCCGTGGATGTCCTGATAGTGCATGGAGGTTCGGAAACTGTCAACAGGGCTGCTCTGGAAAACCCGAGAGTAGATATCCTGAACCACCCAGCTTTTGCTAAAAGCAGTGGGTTAAACCAGGTGCTTGCAAAGGCTGCAGCTGATAACGATGTTGCAATCGGTCTGACAATAAGGCCTCTTCTTCATTCAAGAGGACCAAGGCGAGTTCGTCTGCTGTCTGATCTGAGAGCAAACCTTGACCTTGCCAGAAAGTACGATGTTCCTCTTGTCCTCTCAAGTGATGCAATGTCATGTTTTGACCTTCGTTCTCCTATGGAGATTCTTGCACTGGCTGAAGTCTGCGGGCTTGAAGAAGATGAGGCCCTTGAAGCCATTACTATTGTGCCTGAAAGAATAATCTCAAGGAATCGGCCTGGTCCAGGCTATATTAGAGAAGGTATTGAGGTACTTGAGGAGGGAGATTACTTTTGA
- a CDS encoding RNA-binding protein, with protein MIHHIILRVIAHATEDVSRVRMALDFFLSGAGVREGSKLIDELQAEGHHGNPITILSVQLKRKADCLSFAHFVRENFSEEDVARLREEMPERLDDDQVFHLRFDKQAAYLQKVKLTDSSDAITAKVKIETYPKNREKAGAIVEELFG; from the coding sequence GTGATTCATCACATAATACTGCGTGTGATCGCCCACGCAACCGAAGACGTATCCAGAGTCCGTATGGCTCTGGACTTTTTTTTATCCGGTGCCGGCGTACGGGAAGGGAGCAAACTGATTGATGAGCTCCAGGCTGAAGGGCATCATGGAAATCCTATTACTATTCTGAGCGTACAGCTTAAAAGAAAGGCAGACTGTCTGAGTTTTGCCCATTTTGTCCGGGAGAACTTTTCCGAAGAAGATGTAGCAAGGCTCAGGGAAGAAATGCCCGAGAGGCTGGACGATGATCAGGTCTTTCATCTTCGCTTTGACAAGCAGGCTGCATACCTGCAGAAAGTGAAGCTAACTGATTCCTCGGATGCGATCACTGCAAAAGTCAAGATCGAGACTTATCCGAAAAATCGGGAAAAAGCCGGAGCTATCGTGGAGGAGTTGTTTGGGTAA
- a CDS encoding 50S ribosomal protein L15e — MVKSFYTYVRDAWKTPGETYVNELRWERMQVWRKQGSVTRIERPTRIDKARSLGYKAKQGIVVARVKVRRGGLGKTRFNRGRRTQRMGVNKITGGMSIQRIAEARADRKYPNLEVLNSYWVGEDGKSKWYEVILVDPFHPVIKSDKNLNWVCDPSVRDRAARGKTSAGRKGRGMSTRGKGTEKTRPSIRANKSRGK; from the coding sequence TTGGTAAAATCTTTTTACACATACGTACGTGATGCATGGAAAACCCCTGGTGAGACTTACGTGAACGAGCTCCGCTGGGAGCGCATGCAGGTCTGGAGAAAGCAGGGATCTGTGACCAGAATCGAAAGGCCCACAAGAATCGACAAAGCACGCTCTCTCGGATATAAAGCCAAGCAGGGCATCGTCGTCGCCAGAGTAAAAGTACGCCGCGGAGGACTTGGTAAAACAAGGTTCAACCGTGGAAGAAGGACCCAGAGAATGGGTGTGAACAAGATCACAGGTGGCATGAGCATTCAGAGGATTGCCGAAGCCCGTGCAGACCGCAAATACCCGAACCTTGAAGTCCTGAACTCCTACTGGGTAGGGGAGGACGGAAAGAGTAAGTGGTATGAAGTCATTCTTGTAGACCCCTTCCACCCTGTAATAAAGAGCGATAAGAACCTCAACTGGGTATGCGATCCGTCCGTCAGGGACAGAGCTGCAAGGGGTAAGACCAGTGCCGGCCGGAAGGGCAGAGGCATGTCTACACGCGGAAAAGGTACTGAAAAGACCAGACCGAGTATCCGTGCAAACAAGAGTCGAGGCAAGTGA
- a CDS encoding NADH-quinone oxidoreductase subunit B family protein, which translates to MALAKSPWVIHVNCNSCNGCDIEVIACLTPLYDAERFGVLNIGTPKQADIMIVTGAVNYKNVNVLVNIYNQIPDPKVVIAVGACASTGGIFHGCYNVIGGVDQVIPVDVYVPGCCPRPEAILDGIVEALPILEDKKKRNIKGEEIKLKGNEVPESADSLDTPR; encoded by the coding sequence ATGGCGTTAGCAAAATCTCCATGGGTTATACACGTGAACTGCAACAGTTGTAATGGCTGTGATATTGAAGTAATTGCTTGTCTTACTCCTCTATATGATGCTGAAAGATTCGGTGTTTTAAACATTGGTACTCCCAAGCAAGCAGATATAATGATAGTCACGGGTGCGGTAAATTACAAAAATGTGAATGTGCTTGTAAATATCTATAACCAGATTCCTGATCCAAAAGTTGTTATAGCAGTCGGAGCGTGTGCATCCACAGGTGGAATTTTCCACGGCTGTTATAATGTAATAGGCGGAGTTGATCAGGTCATACCCGTAGATGTATATGTTCCGGGTTGTTGTCCAAGACCCGAAGCCATACTTGATGGAATAGTTGAAGCTCTTCCGATCCTGGAAGATAAGAAGAAAAGGAATATCAAAGGAGAAGAGATAAAACTCAAAGGAAACGAAGTGCCGGAATCTGCTGATTCCCTGGACACGCCACGTTGA